From the Leptospira biflexa serovar Patoc strain 'Patoc 1 (Paris)' genome, one window contains:
- a CDS encoding class I fructose-bisphosphate aldolase: MNFDEISKHLGNDAESLLGFKSPKIAKELIHVPGSDWVDRIFAPTDRSIPVLRSIQTLLGHGRLGGTGYVSILPVDQGIEHSAGASFAKNPIYFDGENIIKLAMEGGCNGVATTLGVLGSVARKYAHKIPFILKINHNELLTYPNKSEQILFATVKQAHDQGCVAIGATIYFGSADAGREIVEISKVFQMAHELGMATILWCYIRNNAFKKDKDYHVSADLTGQANHLGVTIQADIIKQKLPENNGGYNVLNQESSYGKTDKRIYSDLTSDHPIDLTRYQVANCYMGRAGLINSGGASGENDLQDALKTAVINKRAGGMGLISGRKAFQKPMKDGVSLLHAIQDVYLSKEITVA; this comes from the coding sequence TTGAACTTCGACGAAATCTCGAAACATCTTGGAAACGACGCGGAATCCCTCCTTGGATTCAAATCACCAAAAATAGCAAAAGAACTCATTCACGTACCTGGTAGCGACTGGGTAGACCGAATTTTTGCACCCACAGACAGGTCCATCCCTGTTCTCAGAAGCATTCAAACTTTACTTGGCCATGGCCGACTCGGGGGAACTGGGTATGTATCCATTCTCCCAGTAGACCAAGGAATCGAACACTCCGCTGGAGCTTCGTTTGCAAAAAACCCAATTTACTTTGATGGCGAAAACATCATCAAACTGGCTATGGAAGGTGGTTGTAATGGTGTGGCAACGACACTCGGAGTACTCGGATCTGTGGCACGTAAGTATGCTCACAAAATCCCTTTCATTTTGAAGATCAACCACAACGAACTTCTCACATACCCGAACAAAAGTGAACAAATCCTCTTTGCGACGGTAAAACAAGCACATGACCAAGGTTGTGTGGCAATTGGAGCAACGATTTATTTTGGTTCTGCTGATGCGGGTCGTGAGATCGTTGAGATTTCAAAAGTTTTCCAAATGGCACATGAACTAGGAATGGCAACCATCCTTTGGTGTTACATCAGAAACAATGCGTTCAAAAAAGACAAAGACTACCATGTTTCTGCTGACCTCACTGGGCAAGCCAACCATTTAGGTGTCACCATCCAAGCGGATATCATCAAACAAAAGTTACCTGAAAACAATGGTGGATACAATGTATTAAACCAAGAGTCTTCTTATGGTAAAACAGACAAACGAATCTACTCTGATTTGACTTCTGACCATCCGATTGACCTCACTCGTTACCAAGTAGCAAATTGTTACATGGGAAGAGCTGGACTAATCAATTCAGGTGGAGCTTCGGGTGAAAATGATTTACAAGATGCATTGAAAACAGCTGTCATCAACAAACGTGCTGGCGGAATGGGTCTCATTTCAGGAAGGAAAGCATTCCAAAAACCAATGAAAGATGGTGTGTCTTTACTTCACGCCATCCAAGACGTTTACCTATCAAAAGAAATCACAGTGGCTTAA
- a CDS encoding 4-alpha-glucanotransferase, with protein sequence MGSLIRVKQRRAGVLVSLPSIVSEHSFECGDIYSLYPLCDWAKDVGFSIIQLLPLNDTGFGYSPYSAISAFAIDPLYISLYKMGQTTRSRKKEIKTLHNHPNRIRNEKIKIIRAHYESHQKEAQKEALQFLETQTWCYSYVTFRVLYETFEGKNWWEWPSEFQNLSSAKDYIFNEKREEALFWVYLQKIAYDQLCGVKLYCEDVGIFLKGDMPILTSRNSCDVWEHPDYFIMDLQAGAPPDQFSATGQNWGFPVLNWDALEKNHYRWWKDRLTYLEHFFHLYRIDHVIGMYRIWAIPKEDKTAQKGWFHPQFGIETSEFLNVGINPKSMEEKGLIHEFKPNHYIFYWDFWKEESYQSLPEETKAKLFPLSQLHITAEEKHWREAGEKILEIFDSFSSMVPCAEDLGSVPSFIRDSLFERQMIGIDVVRWTKSFTTGEFIEEDNYRDNAISVLSTHDTSLVMDWWKHEGDLESKLQFFFDRVGKPRPETEDQILEGLLEFVFQTKSIFSIQLFQDLALGISDVVENPEKHRINLPGTPDHSNWTYRFPILIEEFANNFQRNFTIRKLVHSSGRI encoded by the coding sequence TTGGGATCTTTGATTCGTGTCAAACAAAGAAGGGCAGGGGTACTTGTATCTCTGCCCTCAATTGTTTCAGAGCATTCCTTTGAATGTGGGGACATTTATAGTTTATACCCACTCTGCGATTGGGCAAAAGACGTTGGCTTTAGCATCATCCAATTATTACCATTAAACGATACAGGATTCGGATACTCACCCTATAGTGCCATCTCTGCTTTTGCGATCGACCCTCTTTACATTTCCTTATACAAAATGGGACAAACGACCAGGTCTCGTAAAAAGGAAATCAAAACATTACACAACCATCCGAATCGCATTCGAAATGAAAAAATCAAAATCATTCGTGCCCATTATGAATCGCATCAAAAGGAAGCTCAAAAAGAAGCATTACAATTTTTAGAAACACAAACTTGGTGTTATTCCTATGTGACCTTCCGCGTTTTGTATGAAACGTTTGAAGGTAAAAATTGGTGGGAATGGCCAAGTGAGTTTCAAAACCTTTCCTCTGCAAAAGATTATATCTTTAATGAAAAAAGAGAGGAAGCTCTCTTTTGGGTATACCTACAAAAAATCGCCTATGATCAGTTATGTGGGGTAAAGTTGTATTGTGAAGATGTGGGAATATTTTTGAAAGGGGATATGCCGATTCTCACCTCCCGGAATTCTTGTGATGTTTGGGAACACCCGGATTACTTTATCATGGACTTACAGGCGGGTGCCCCTCCAGATCAATTTTCTGCCACAGGACAAAACTGGGGGTTTCCTGTTCTCAATTGGGATGCGTTAGAAAAGAACCATTACCGTTGGTGGAAGGATAGGCTTACCTATTTAGAACATTTTTTCCATCTCTATCGCATTGACCATGTGATTGGGATGTATCGGATTTGGGCGATTCCAAAGGAAGATAAAACAGCGCAGAAAGGTTGGTTCCATCCTCAATTCGGAATTGAAACGAGTGAATTTTTAAATGTAGGAATCAATCCGAAGTCCATGGAAGAGAAGGGCCTCATCCATGAGTTCAAACCCAATCATTATATTTTCTATTGGGATTTTTGGAAAGAGGAAAGTTATCAGTCCCTTCCTGAAGAAACCAAGGCAAAATTATTCCCTCTCTCCCAATTGCATATCACAGCAGAAGAAAAACATTGGCGGGAAGCGGGCGAAAAAATCTTAGAAATTTTTGATTCGTTTTCATCGATGGTGCCTTGTGCGGAGGATTTGGGTTCTGTGCCCAGTTTCATTCGTGATTCTTTGTTTGAAAGGCAAATGATTGGCATTGATGTAGTGCGTTGGACCAAATCCTTTACCACTGGGGAATTCATCGAAGAGGACAATTATAGGGATAATGCGATCTCTGTTTTATCGACACATGACACAAGTTTGGTGATGGATTGGTGGAAACACGAAGGGGACTTGGAATCCAAACTTCAGTTTTTCTTTGACAGAGTTGGAAAACCAAGACCCGAAACAGAAGACCAAATTTTAGAAGGGTTACTCGAATTTGTATTCCAAACCAAAAGTATCTTTAGCATCCAACTCTTTCAGGATTTGGCGCTCGGAATATCGGATGTCGTCGAGAATCCAGAAAAACACCGCATCAATTTGCCTGGAACCCCTGACCATTCCAATTGGACCTACCGGTTTCCTATCCTCATCGAAGAGTTTGCAAACAACTTCCAAAGGAATTTTACTATACGGAAACTCGTCCATTCTTCAGGTAGAATTTAG
- a CDS encoding DUF962 domain-containing protein, with amino-acid sequence MRFAKEMAFYSAYHQEKRNVWIHVLGVPTITFTLFVVLSRFSLFEWNGFNASASLLFTVAVLGYYYTLDVFFAFLATILFGGLFLTAEWITTQLPSQTAWTIFGIGQVIGWGSQFYGHFVFEKSRPALFDNLFQALVSAPLFVVADVVFELGYRLDLKKAVDDELKQKGVWKDFRVEKTA; translated from the coding sequence TTGAGATTTGCAAAAGAGATGGCATTTTATTCTGCCTACCACCAAGAAAAACGAAATGTTTGGATTCATGTATTAGGTGTCCCCACAATAACCTTTACCTTATTTGTCGTACTCAGTCGTTTTTCCCTGTTTGAATGGAATGGATTCAATGCGTCTGCATCGTTGCTCTTTACTGTCGCCGTGCTCGGTTACTACTATACTTTAGATGTATTTTTTGCCTTTCTTGCCACAATCCTCTTTGGTGGACTTTTTCTGACAGCCGAATGGATCACGACACAACTCCCATCCCAAACAGCATGGACCATCTTCGGAATTGGGCAAGTGATCGGTTGGGGTTCTCAGTTTTATGGACATTTTGTCTTTGAGAAAAGTAGGCCAGCTCTCTTTGACAATTTGTTCCAAGCCCTTGTGTCAGCTCCTCTCTTTGTTGTAGCGGATGTAGTTTTTGAATTGGGTTACCGATTGGATTTAAAAAAAGCCGTGGATGATGAATTAAAACAAAAGGGAGTTTGGAAAGACTTTCGAGTCGAAAAAACGGCGTAA
- a CDS encoding helix-turn-helix transcriptional regulator yields the protein MDGKRKGSLFYFGERILLGTLGLVTEPHSHYAVSILVSKQTPFLLTTKENETIQTEGIIISPNFFHRLEASDTEIVVIQLDPKSDEFKKIEMKDSYTLLSPNTIETIQILSEPLFTEDLNCEKARLVYEQILEVLGSKKQNREWDPRIDLAIGRIKNTLPSPISLAVLSNETGISKDRFMHLFKENMGIPLRQYLLWQRLHIAARLLQGGENLTTASHAAGFSDQAHLSRTFKKMFGVKPSLFLGGSHLTKVCFCDSNPEPN from the coding sequence ATGGATGGCAAAAGAAAAGGAAGTCTTTTTTACTTTGGAGAACGGATCTTACTTGGAACCCTTGGGCTTGTGACAGAACCACATTCCCACTACGCTGTATCCATCCTTGTTTCCAAACAAACTCCATTCCTTTTGACCACCAAAGAAAATGAAACCATCCAAACAGAAGGGATCATCATCTCCCCTAATTTTTTCCATCGTTTAGAAGCAAGTGATACAGAAATCGTTGTGATCCAATTGGATCCGAAATCGGATGAATTCAAAAAAATTGAAATGAAGGATTCCTATACACTGCTTAGTCCAAACACCATTGAAACCATCCAAATTTTGTCTGAACCGTTGTTTACCGAAGATCTCAATTGTGAGAAAGCGCGATTGGTGTATGAACAAATTTTGGAAGTGCTCGGATCCAAAAAACAAAACAGGGAATGGGATCCAAGGATTGATCTGGCAATTGGAAGGATCAAAAACACGCTCCCGAGTCCCATCAGCTTGGCTGTTCTCTCCAATGAAACTGGGATTTCCAAAGACCGTTTCATGCACCTATTCAAAGAGAATATGGGAATCCCACTCCGCCAGTATTTGTTATGGCAACGGTTACACATTGCGGCAAGGCTTTTGCAGGGGGGTGAAAATCTAACGACGGCATCTCATGCGGCTGGTTTTAGCGACCAGGCCCATTTATCCCGAACGTTTAAAAAGATGTTTGGAGTGAAACCCTCACTTTTTTTGGGAGGGTCTCATTTAACTAAGGTTTGTTTTTGTGATTCAAACCCAGAACCGAATTGA
- a CDS encoding transglutaminase-like domain-containing protein yields the protein MKQWILFFSIFIGSGFLFAKEQGEFPSDWTSVSPTFSYPSVFSFPESESVELFESLLQSRNHLYFQTRTKEKQITIYEYNLETKEIHPKPWDKGKILGWTECNSELLIQTKQKLYALQPKSWEIKKEYNLPSPSSSWKDIICSGGNLVRLEKDQLQQVHLESLEERPFLPLPMKSVQRIVKVNETEILLISSFSGNTIQLFSLPDQKTKKEWKFPTNHRALFKLTSLKEDRFLVFDPITKIYGEWIMFDDHIFPIVGLSKRSDGKAVRFSPIESTIQYQLELSATSEIRETKLVVVLPKKDTYSQELRAETFYSPSVFGLDETGNRTLMFTIPAMKEGESKLLSLYQGNLTRYKIHWKLDPNSLVNRVENESKFPNELRDDWFVKLEDPIVVGKRDELFQGKTTLLEILSETAKYVSSIPYQSGKFEAAPYVILKNNGGCTEHSYVTMSLLRGMGIPTRLVWNYLPTESSSEMSFNHKYVEVWVDGLGWIPLEPLAPPKSKPGVTHARHLVFAVLPKPTHPKIVGGDRLVQIAKDQIPLGKQLKMKLTILKKETGDRLEEEIGIQPNRIRTRAIQAGEDLVVP from the coding sequence ATGAAACAATGGATTTTGTTTTTTTCCATTTTTATTGGGAGTGGATTTTTATTTGCCAAGGAACAGGGTGAATTTCCTTCCGATTGGACTTCCGTCTCACCTACGTTTTCCTATCCTTCCGTTTTTTCCTTCCCAGAATCGGAATCGGTGGAACTCTTTGAATCCCTTTTGCAGTCTCGGAACCATTTATACTTCCAAACGAGAACCAAAGAAAAACAAATTACCATTTATGAATACAATTTAGAGACGAAGGAAATCCATCCAAAACCTTGGGACAAAGGAAAAATCCTTGGATGGACTGAGTGTAACAGTGAACTCTTAATTCAAACCAAACAGAAGTTATATGCTCTGCAACCAAAGTCTTGGGAAATCAAAAAGGAATACAACCTTCCTTCCCCATCTTCCAGTTGGAAAGACATCATTTGTTCGGGAGGAAATTTGGTTCGATTGGAGAAAGACCAATTACAACAAGTCCACTTGGAAAGTTTGGAAGAAAGGCCTTTCCTCCCTCTCCCAATGAAATCGGTGCAAAGGATTGTGAAAGTAAATGAAACAGAAATTTTACTCATCTCATCCTTTTCTGGCAATACCATCCAGTTGTTTTCACTTCCCGACCAAAAGACAAAAAAGGAGTGGAAATTCCCAACAAACCACAGAGCCCTTTTCAAACTCACAAGTCTGAAGGAAGATCGATTTTTGGTATTTGATCCTATCACAAAGATTTATGGAGAATGGATTATGTTTGATGATCATATTTTCCCGATCGTTGGTCTCTCCAAACGTTCCGATGGCAAAGCAGTCAGATTTTCTCCGATTGAATCCACGATACAATACCAATTGGAACTTTCGGCTACAAGTGAGATCAGAGAAACCAAGTTGGTTGTGGTCCTTCCCAAAAAAGATACCTATTCGCAGGAATTGAGAGCGGAAACCTTCTATTCTCCGAGTGTCTTTGGATTGGATGAAACGGGGAATCGCACCTTGATGTTCACCATACCCGCCATGAAAGAAGGGGAATCCAAACTTCTCTCTCTTTACCAAGGTAACCTCACACGTTACAAAATCCATTGGAAACTGGATCCAAATTCTTTAGTCAATCGAGTGGAAAACGAATCCAAATTTCCAAATGAACTCCGCGATGATTGGTTTGTGAAACTAGAAGATCCAATTGTGGTGGGAAAAAGAGACGAACTTTTCCAAGGGAAAACGACTCTTTTGGAGATCCTTTCGGAAACAGCAAAGTATGTTTCAAGTATCCCTTACCAATCAGGGAAATTTGAAGCGGCTCCATATGTGATTTTAAAAAACAATGGTGGGTGCACGGAACATTCTTACGTCACCATGTCTTTGTTACGTGGTATGGGAATCCCAACACGTCTTGTTTGGAACTACTTGCCTACAGAGTCTTCGAGTGAGATGAGTTTCAATCATAAATATGTGGAAGTTTGGGTGGATGGATTGGGATGGATTCCCTTGGAACCACTTGCTCCCCCTAAATCCAAACCTGGTGTGACCCATGCGAGGCATTTGGTATTTGCTGTTTTACCAAAGCCTACCCATCCCAAAATTGTGGGTGGGGACAGGTTAGTCCAAATTGCAAAAGACCAAATCCCACTCGGGAAACAATTAAAGATGAAACTGACGATCCTAAAAAAAGAAACAGGGGATCGATTGGAAGAGGAAATCGGCATCCAACCGAACCGAATCCGAACAAGGGCCATCCAAGCTGGTGAGGATCTCGTGGTTCCTTGA
- a CDS encoding alpha/beta hydrolase: MVPILFVLLCFASCTPKIGEQINKRISDPFDETKNLNVHFVTTRREMGTKDRCEGNSFGFITDINPHYGLCIVNVPAKHIIGDISLDNNQDKHTFFQFKGRVNTDEKEFISKLKSSGSEEVLVFVHGFNVNFDEAVLRAGQIKYDLKFPGEVVVYSWPAGADPGILSQVMVKSTYDLNFTEAKINREPFANFLSSITSTGKKIQLVVHSMGHQVVLPSIASLSKSGKSKFISELILNAPDFDKNEFELLLGDLTKSADRITLYCSPGDNALIASQKVNGAPRAGMCFKYSGVDVINVNEVDDPVLGVGGLGHGYYSSRPILTDIYQVLLGVSVDKRLFIRKSGPKNGENYVLRK, translated from the coding sequence ATGGTTCCGATTTTATTTGTTTTGTTATGTTTCGCTTCCTGTACACCAAAAATTGGAGAACAAATCAACAAACGAATTTCAGATCCCTTTGATGAAACCAAAAACTTAAATGTTCACTTTGTCACAACCAGAAGAGAAATGGGAACAAAAGACCGCTGTGAAGGCAATAGTTTTGGTTTTATCACGGATATCAACCCACACTACGGCTTATGCATTGTCAATGTGCCCGCCAAACATATCATTGGTGACATTTCTTTAGACAATAACCAAGACAAACATACATTCTTTCAATTCAAAGGAAGGGTGAATACGGATGAAAAAGAATTTATCTCTAAACTCAAATCCTCAGGGAGTGAAGAGGTTTTGGTATTTGTCCATGGATTCAATGTGAACTTTGATGAAGCTGTCTTACGGGCAGGCCAAATCAAATATGATCTCAAATTCCCAGGTGAAGTAGTTGTGTATTCCTGGCCTGCAGGTGCGGATCCTGGAATTCTTAGCCAAGTGATGGTGAAGTCTACTTATGATTTGAATTTCACGGAAGCCAAAATCAACAGGGAACCTTTTGCTAATTTTCTAAGTTCCATCACGTCCACTGGAAAAAAAATCCAACTCGTCGTTCATAGTATGGGTCACCAAGTGGTCTTGCCATCGATTGCTTCCCTTTCAAAATCGGGAAAATCCAAATTCATTTCGGAACTCATTTTAAATGCACCAGACTTTGACAAAAATGAATTTGAATTATTGTTAGGTGATCTCACAAAATCAGCAGATCGAATCACTTTGTATTGTTCTCCAGGTGACAATGCCCTCATTGCCTCTCAAAAAGTAAATGGTGCCCCAAGAGCTGGGATGTGTTTTAAGTATTCCGGTGTGGACGTGATCAATGTGAACGAAGTGGATGATCCCGTTCTTGGTGTGGGTGGTCTTGGGCACGGGTATTATTCTTCCAGGCCAATTCTCACTGACATCTACCAAGTGTTACTTGGTGTTTCTGTCGACAAACGCCTCTTCATTCGTAAGTCAGGCCCCAAAAATGGTGAAAACTATGTTTTGCGAAAGTAA
- a CDS encoding peptidoglycan DD-metalloendopeptidase family protein, translating to MLLRSPEKSTIGKHVLRWGNINVIQVSPGKYFYNLQSQSSVLHGTIDLNRKRYRILPLLSFSFIFAFLLSVIVDKQTYEESLMEKEFLSMSTEVEENDTKDKEAKLADAKYLQETEDKKNAILRSAELDKLADNKNKKLKVTQYKVKKNETLSDIARRFKVSVESIAGSSGINPEVSLISGQILNIPNKQGLMYKLKKGETLAKVADYYKVKIDDIYAENQLEDYDLFKSGQKVFLPGAIIPETGPVWRIPVASKVITSGWGTRSYPQYKFHMALDLRANYESVYAARKGKVTYSGWMGGYGNAIILSHDDNYQTLYAHNSKLYVKEGDYVSAGKIISRSGCTGYCFGPHLHFEVIKDGKNINPTKLIKGFSYK from the coding sequence ATGCTACTTCGTTCACCTGAAAAGTCTACGATCGGCAAGCATGTGTTACGTTGGGGAAACATCAATGTCATCCAAGTTTCCCCCGGTAAGTATTTTTATAACCTCCAATCACAATCCAGTGTCCTTCATGGAACGATCGATCTCAATCGCAAACGGTATCGTATCCTTCCACTACTCAGCTTTTCATTTATCTTTGCTTTTTTACTTTCTGTCATCGTAGACAAACAAACTTACGAAGAAAGTCTGATGGAAAAAGAATTTCTTAGTATGTCCACTGAGGTCGAAGAAAACGACACCAAAGACAAAGAAGCAAAACTTGCTGATGCCAAATACCTACAAGAAACCGAAGATAAAAAAAATGCAATCCTACGCTCTGCGGAACTCGACAAACTTGCAGACAATAAAAACAAAAAACTAAAAGTCACTCAATACAAAGTGAAAAAAAATGAAACCTTATCGGACATTGCGCGTCGGTTTAAGGTTTCCGTTGAATCCATTGCTGGAAGTTCTGGTATCAATCCAGAAGTATCTCTCATCTCTGGCCAAATCCTAAATATCCCCAACAAACAAGGATTAATGTATAAGTTGAAAAAAGGGGAAACTCTAGCAAAAGTAGCCGATTATTATAAAGTCAAAATTGATGATATCTATGCGGAAAACCAATTAGAGGATTATGATTTATTTAAGTCTGGTCAAAAGGTTTTCCTACCGGGAGCCATCATCCCAGAAACAGGTCCTGTTTGGCGGATCCCTGTGGCATCCAAAGTCATCACTTCTGGTTGGGGCACCCGTTCCTACCCACAATACAAATTCCATATGGCCCTTGACCTACGTGCCAATTACGAATCTGTTTATGCCGCAAGGAAAGGAAAAGTCACCTACTCTGGTTGGATGGGTGGCTATGGAAATGCCATCATTTTATCTCACGATGACAATTACCAAACGCTTTATGCTCACAACTCAAAACTTTACGTGAAAGAAGGAGATTATGTGAGTGCCGGAAAAATCATCTCTCGTTCTGGTTGCACAGGGTATTGTTTTGGTCCCCATTTACACTTCGAAGTCATCAAAGATGGTAAGAACATCAATCCCACAAAACTCATCAAAGGATTTTCATACAAATGA
- a CDS encoding bactofilin family protein — MAIGKDSINSVIGPGSIFEGKFYIAGSLRIDGKFEGDIKTEDALVIGETGKVKTNISAREVIVSGTLIGNIKAENEVKLEGTGRMLGDITAPYLELQKGVVAKGNITITGGQKKDVRKIVEESFGGIKSLDSKD; from the coding sequence ATGGCAATAGGTAAGGATTCCATCAACAGCGTTATCGGACCAGGGTCGATATTTGAAGGTAAATTTTATATCGCAGGTTCACTTAGAATCGATGGAAAATTCGAAGGTGATATCAAAACAGAAGATGCACTCGTCATTGGAGAGACAGGAAAGGTCAAAACCAATATCAGCGCGAGAGAAGTCATTGTCTCCGGAACCCTCATTGGCAACATCAAAGCCGAAAACGAAGTGAAACTGGAAGGAACAGGCCGTATGTTAGGTGACATCACTGCTCCCTATTTAGAACTTCAAAAAGGTGTTGTTGCGAAAGGAAATATCACAATCACAGGCGGACAGAAAAAAGACGTTCGTAAGATTGTAGAAGAATCCTTTGGCGGAATCAAATCTTTAGATTCGAAGGACTAA